CGCAGCGCGCGATGGCCCGCCACCAGCGAAGCCGCCAAGTCACGTCGTGGTACCGGGTGATGAGCGCACTGGCGATGCTCACGGCCAAGACCTTGTGCAACATGGGGGAGTCACGGCAGGCCCGGCCGTGGTGGGCCACCGCGCAGCAGGCCGCCAACAAGTCCGGCGACGTCAGCCTGAGCCTGTGGGTGAGCGCCGAGGAACTGATCCACGGCATGTACGACCGGCGCCCCACCGTCGTGCTGCTGCACCGGGCCGAGGCCATCGCTGCCCACGCCCCCGCCTCCGCGAGCCGCGGCCTGGCACCCGTCGGCACCGCGCACGCCCAACTCCTCGCCCTGGACGGTCGGCGTGACGCCGCGCTGCGCAAGCTCCAGCGCTGCGCAGAGGTCTTCGAGCACCTCCCGGTCACGGTGACCGGCGATGTCCGCACGGTCGCCGGATGGGGCGAGGACCGCCTGCGCTACACCGAAGCCTTCGTGTACGCCCACCTGGGCGAACGCGACCCCCTCGACCAGGCCGTGGCGCGTACGCAGGAACTCCTCGCCCCGGCGGGCGATCACCGGGCACGAGCCCAAATCAGCCTGCTGCAGGCGTTCGGGCATGTGCGGACCGGCGACGTGACCGAAGGCGTCCGCCTCGCCCAGACCGTGTACGAGAGCCAGCCGGCCGAACAACGCGCCGAGTTCGTGCAGTCCCTCGCCGAGCAGGTCCTGGAGGCCGTCCCCACCCGCAACAGCGGGGACCGCCTCGTGGCCGACTATCGGCAACTACTCCATCAGAGCCGTGAGGCCAGGGCGATCACGTAGAGGTCGAACACCGGCTGCGTCTCACCCTCACCGCCGGGAACCCGACCGGCCTTCCGCCATCCCCACCGCTCGTACATCTCCGCCAACGCCCTCTTGTTCGGGTTGGCCGCCAGTGTCGCCCGCTCCTCCGACCGGCTACCGAGGAGTGCGTCCATGAGCTGGCGGCCAAGGCCGTGGCCGCAGTTTTTTGGAAGCACCGCCAGGTCGATCACCGCGAATGTCCGGGAGCCCGTCTCGGCGACGAAGTCCCTCCTCGGCGGCGGGTTCAAGGCCCTCCCACCACGTGGAGCGCGCCGACAGCGACAGCCCATAGGCAAACCCGACCAGCACGCCCTCAACGCAGGCCGTGACCGTCTCGAACCCGGGCGACGCCGCCTGCCGCTCCGTCCGCATCCGGTGATCCGCAAGGCTGTAACCGCGGATTGGCCGCGCGGATCGCAGGGCGTACGGTGGTGGCCGCCTCACCCGGCGGGCAGACTGCGGGGCAGAACGGCCCGGCTGACCCGGTGGCCGTTGACGGTGGTCAGGCCGGGTGGTGATCAGGTACAGCGTTGAGTTCGATGCCGTACTCGAGCAGGGCCTTTATTGCGCACAAGGCGGTACTGAATCCGCCGACGGTGTCGTTGACCCAGTGGACGGCGTCGTCCCCTGAGCCCTGGAAGCCGGTCTCGGTTATCTCGATGAACGTGGCGTTTTCCGTGCGCGGGGTGAACCGAAGCTCGACCGTGGTCGGCTGCTCGTAGTTGCCCCACTCGAACCGGATCAGTCGGCCTTCCTGCACCTCCTTGACGCGAACCTCGACGGATGCGCCATAGGTTTCCCACTCCCAGCGCAGTTTGGCCCCCGCGACCATCGGGCCGCTGCTCTTGCTGTACCAGAAACGGCGGGTGACGGCCGGATCAGCGAACGCTTGGAACACCTCCTCAGCCGATCTACGGACGATCATGCATGCATACGCGGCGGGAGCCTGCGTGAGGTGGAGTTTCTGCATAGAAATGATCATGCACCCTCGCCTGGAGAAGTCGATGAGCTGGTCAAGCGTGAGCTGCCGGTCGCCGTCAGGCGACCGGCAGGACAGGCTCCGGAGCCGGGTCGGCCAGCGGCTGCTCGCCGCCTGGAGGGCGAGTCGTTTGGCTTCGTCGGAGTCTCGTCGCCGTACACTCCCACACTACCTTGACATCTCAAGGTTATCACATACCTTGATAGGTCAAAGTAACTGAGGGGGATAACTCATGCGGACGGTCGACCAGATCACCCGCGCCCTGCCAGGGACGTCCACACCGGCGTCGCTCACGCCGTTGTTCCGGGCGTGTGGCGACCGGCTCCCTACGCGACCCTCGACGGAACGCCGGCGGGCACCCGGGTCATCATCGACCTGACCGATGGAGTCATAGAAGGCAGAGGTCTCACCGCCCGCCTGCAGGGGGCTGCGGCCGACTGGTTCGTCATCGGCCCCGAGGGCACCGGGGACGCTGGATTGGCGCGGCCGGGTCATCACCGATGACGACGCGCTCATCTACATGTACGGGACTCGACGGATGGACACCTCGCCAGGCTCGGGCGGCAAGATCGTGGGGGCGTGCCTGTTCGAGACCGGAGCCGAGCACTACCGGTGGCTCAACAAGCTG
The DNA window shown above is from Thermomonospora umbrina and carries:
- a CDS encoding GNAT family N-acetyltransferase, which gives rise to MNPPPRRDFVAETGSRTFAVIDLAVLPKNCGHGLGRQLMDALLGSRSEERATLAANPNKRALAEMYERWGWRKAGRVPGGEGETQPVFDLYVIALASRL
- a CDS encoding SRPBCC family protein, which codes for MQKLHLTQAPAAYACMIVRRSAEEVFQAFADPAVTRRFWYSKSSGPMVAGAKLRWEWETYGASVEVRVKEVQEGRLIRFEWGNYEQPTTVELRFTPRTENATFIEITETGFQGSGDDAVHWVNDTVGGFSTALCAIKALLEYGIELNAVPDHHPA